The window CCGCACGTCGGCAGATCCCCGCAGCTCGGCAACCGCCGGTGCCGGCATTCGACCACAGAACCCCTATCCACGCTTAACCTTTTGGTTTAATCTCGCCGCTATGGCGGTCGACGAACTCAGTAGGACCTTCTCGGCACTGGCCGATCCGACCAGGCGCGCGATCCTCGCGAAGCTCTCACGTGGCGAAGCGACGGTCAACGACATTGCGGCACCGTTCGCAATGAGCCTGCCGGCCGTCTCAAAGCACCTTCAGGTGCTCGAAAAAGCCGGATTGATCTCTCGCGGACGCGAGGCTCGGTGGCGCCCGGCGCGATTGAACGCCGCCACCCTCGCCCCCGCCGCCGAGTGGATCGACGGCTACCGCCGGTTCTGGGATCGCAGTTTCGATGCTCTGGATCAGCACCTCACACAGGAACAGGAACAACAGAAGGGCACGACCGATGACTGACCCAACCGGCTCCACAGTCACGCGTACGTTCGCAGCACCACCCGAGGCCGTCTTCGATGCGTGGGTGACCCCGGCATCGTTCGTCGTCTGGTGGGGCGGCAGTGACATCGAAGTCCCCCTCGACTCCGTGTCGCTGGATGTGCGTCCGGGCGGTACCTGGAAGGCCACCATGATCCTCGGCCACGGCATGCCCGACTTCCACTGGCGTGGCGAGTACCTCGAGGTCGACCGACCGAACAAGCTCGTGATGACCATGACCGACGAACCTGGCGATGCGCGGGAGCTTCTCACCGTGACCCTCACCGCCGTCGACGGCGGCACCGAGATGACGTTCAGCCAGACCGGCGGTCACCTCTCGCCCGAGCAATACGAGGGCACGACGGTCGGCTGGCAGCGCGCCTTCGACTCGCTGGATACGGTTCTCTCGGCCCGGCGGTCGACGGTCGGCTGAACCAAGACGGGGCCGCGGGGAGAGGACTCCTCGCGGCCCCGCCGAATCAACGGCTGGTTACTTCATCTCACCGAACGTGCGATCGATGTCCTTCATCTCCATCGCGGCGGTCGCCTCGATGAGCTCCCGCAGGTCGGCGTCGGCGCCAGGCGAGAATTCTTCGGGGCGTTCGGGGGCGATCGTCATCGGCACGCCGGCCGGCGCCTGCTCGCTGGCATCGAGCTGGGTGCCGTCCTTGGAGGGCGACAGCCCCTGGAAGATCTTCCCCGCCTCGGACAGGTTGGTGAGGTCGAAGGAGTACTGCTTGCTCTGCAGGCCCATGTCGAGCAGCCGCGCGACCTCGGGGAACTTCTCCGCGTTGGTCTTGGGGATGGGCAAGGCGGTGCGCCAGTTGACGCCGAGGGTCTCCAACGCCCGGGCGAACGCGTTCTCGTGCGCCTGGTCGCGGACGATCAGGTAGGAGATCGTGCTGCGGGCCGTCTTGTTGGAGGTCATCTCGTACAGGCGGCACTTCTGCAGGCGACCGGTCGACTCGAGCATGAGGTTGTAGAGCAGGTCGAGCACGAGGTTGCCCGAGTTGTAGACGTAACTGCCCAGCCACGGGTTGCCTGCGGCATCCACCGGCTGCGCGCCCTGCGCGCCGACGAGGTAGTGGTGGATGTTGCTCTCGTGCGTGGCGATCTGCAGAGGCGTCGCTCCGCCCGCACCGGGTGCGTCGACGGGATCGGTGGGCTTGCCCTTGTAGCGCGGCGAGCCATCCAGCAGACGGGAGATGGTCGTGCCGATCAGCTCGACGTGGCTGATCTCCTCGGTGCCGATGCCCTGGATGAGGTCCTTGTACGGCTTCGCCGACGGGCCGCGGAAGTTGATGCTCTGGAAGAGGTACTGCATCATCGTGCGCATCTCGCCGAACTGCCCACCCAGGCCCTCCTGCAGAGCGTTCGCGGCGGCGGGATCCGGCTCGTCCTGCTCGATCTCGTTGATCAATTGCTGAACGTGAAAGTACATAGTGCCTCCAAAGTGGATTCGTACCTTCAGCCTGCGCTTCTGGGCCTCCGGGCGGATCCCTCTCGCGCTCCGGCGGCAGGTCTAGTATCCTGCTGCCCCCCACCGACCGGGGCTTTCTCAGCCGCCGGGGAGCCGCCAGAACGGCCCGGTCAGTCCCACACTGTCGAGCAACTACTGATTCTGGTCGCGGTGTGTGGCCGTGAACGGGTGCGCCATGCGGATGCTGTCGCCGTCGGCACCCAGGACGAGTGCGTGCGCGTCGGCGAGCGCACGTGCCGGGCCCGTCGGGTCGGCCGTCGCGTCCCGGCTCGCCGAGACCGGGCACCGGGTTCGCGTCCCATCGATCAGAAGACGGCCGGCGCCCCCGTCACCGCAGACGCCCGGGCCGGGCGATCACCGGTCGACCTCGTCGATCCAATCGACGGTTTCGAACCTCTGCACCGCGTACGGCCACTGCTGGAGTGCTTTCATGATCGGAGTGGACTGCACCGCGTGCTCGGCCCGCTGATGCGCCTCGATCGCCGCCTCATCCTGAAACACCGCGAACTCGTAGACCTTGTCGGGGTTCTTCGGGTCCCGGAGCACCAGAGCCAGGAGGTTACCGGGCTCCTTCCGGACCTCGTTCAGCACCTCCCCGAGCTTCGCTTCGAGTTCAGCGCGGCGTCCGGGCTGAGGTGTCATCGTGACAAGTGCGGCCAGAGCCATGGCGTCTCCATTCATTTCGGGCGCGAGTCACGCGCCGTCCTCCATCACGGGCTGGCCACCCAAGTAGGCCGCCTTCACCCGTTCGTCGTTCTCAATCTCCTGCCCCGTGCCCGTCACCAGCGTGCGCCCGAGCACCATCACCTGCACCCGATCGCAGGCGGCCACGACCATGTCGATGTGATGCTCCACGAGGATGATGGCCATGCCCCACTGTTCGGCGAGCAGCCGCAGCAGGCTCGTGAGTTCGCTCACCTCATTGGCATCCAAGCCGGCAGCCGGCTCGTCCAGCAGTACCACCGACGGTGAGCTTGCCACCGCTCGAGCGATTCCGGCCAGACGGCGGATGCTGAACGGCACTTCGCTGGGCTTGTCGTCCAGGTAGGGCTCGAGTTTGAACAGCTCGATCGCTGCCCGCGCGGACGGAGACATCCGACTGTGCGCGGGAGTGACCAGATCGCGCAGGTGGGCACCGATCCCGCCGCTCTCGTTCCCAACGATGACGTTCTCGCCAATCGTGAGGTCGTCGAACAGTTCGATCCCCTGGAAGGACCGCCCCACGCCCGCGATCGCGCGTCGGTGCGGAGGCTGTTTCGACAGGTCCACACCCCCGAGGGACACCGTTCCCCTGCTGGGGATGAAACCGGTCACGGCGTCCAGTGCGGCGGTCTTCCCGGCGCCGTTGGGGCCGATGAGACCGAGGATCTCACCGGGCTCGACGGTCAGGGAGAGCTCGTTGACTGCTTTGACCGTCCCGAACTCGACGCAGAGCCCCTCGACGCGAAGGGTCCGAGGGCTGACGCGCACCGGCGCCGTCGTGTCCGCGGGCGGCAGGGCCGCCGGTTGACGCTGTCGGGGGCGCAGCCGGCGCCCGAGTGCACCCACCGATTCGGTGATGCTCGGAATGATGCCGCTGGGCTGCAGCACGAGCGTCAGAGTCAGCATCAGTCCGCTGATCAGGGGAAGGACCTCGTCGATGCCGAGGAACCCGGCCCACGTGTAGATGATGCCGCCACTGGCGATGATGCCCGCCATCGCGGCGCCGCCGATCGAGCCGACGCCGGCGAGGATTACCGTTCCGACCAGCACCAACGACCCGAAGGCGCTGAACTCACCGAAAGTGGCGATTCCCGTGCGTTGCGTCGCAAGCACCCCGTAGAGGCCAGCGATGAATGCCGCCAGCGAGAAGGCGAAGATCTTCGTCGCCGAGACGCCGATGCCGACGGAAGCCGCGGCGCGTTCATTGTCGCGCACGGCGAGAAGACGCCTCCCCGACGGTCCGCGCCGGATGTGCACCAACAGGAACCCGACGAGCACGACGACTACCAGCACCACGGTTGCGTAGCGCGTGGGATCGATGACGGTGGAGATAGGCCAACCGAAGATGGACGGTTCGCCCGTGGAGATGCCGGCGATGCCCCCGTTGAGGTTGTTGTTGTTGAAGATCAGAGACTCGGCGACGGCCCCCAATGCCAGGGTGATGACAGCGAGATTTGCCCCGCGCGCACGGATCGCCGGAATGGCGACGAGGAGACCGACCGGCACCGCCAGTGCAGCCCCCGCGAGCATCGAGGGGATCAGCGACCAACCCCACGAGTTGGCGATGTACGCGCCCAGAAGGGCCGATACGCCTGCGAACGCGTACGGCGCGAGGTTGAACTGACCGGTGTACCCCGTGATGACGATGATCGACATCGCGATCAGGATCACGAGAGACGTCGTGGTGATCGGTCCCACCCACGCCGTCGGTCCCAGCATTGCTGCACCCAGGAGGACAACGGCGACCATGGTGATGCCGGTGCGTCCGAACCGGGCGTTCCCTACCGACGGCAGCCGTTCGTTCAGATCACCCCGGACCGGGAGGCTCCTGCCCCGCACGACCAGAAGCACGATGATCGCGACGAACGGAACCGCGTTGGCGAGTCCGGGGATGGACGTGTAACTGCTGACGACGGAGGACAGCGATCCGAGGATCAACCCGGCGATGAATGCGCTCGGAAAGGAGGAGAACCGTCCGGCAATCGAGGCTGCCAGCGCGGGAACGATCAGCATCGAGAGGTTGCCGATCTGGAGTCCGGAGATCGGGACGATGAGGCAGCCGCACAGGCCCGCGAGCCCGGCACCCAGTGCCCAGTTGCCGGTGGCGACGAGACGCGGCGAACCGCCCAGGGCCGCCACGGCGTCGGCGTTCTGCCAGACCCCGGTGGTCAGCCGACCGAACTGGGTGAACTTGTAGACGCACCACAGCGACACCGTGACCACCACGCCGATGCCCAGCACGATCAGGCGGTCGGCACCGATTGCCGCCCCGTCCCACAGCTGAATCGAATCAGCCGGGAGATAGCTCGAGACCAGACGGTCGTCCGACCCGTAGACCAGGGAGACTGCGGCCTGCAGGGTGATGAGGAGGCCGAGCGTCGCGCAGACGCGCGTCATGGTCGACCCGGTCCGCATCGGACTCATGACCGCACCTTGCACGAGCACCCCGAAGAGCGCCGCCACCACCACCACGATGGTGATCGCCAGCGGTGCGGGGATCCCGCGGTCCACATGCAGGTCGACGAAGAGGTACGCGCTGGCCATTGCGATGGCGCCGTGGGCCAGGTTCAGCACGCCGGAGCTTCGATAGATGGCGACGATGCCCTGGGCCAGAAGGCCGTAGATCGCCCCACTCCCCAGCCCGAGGACGGCGTAGATCAAGAAGTCCATGGGTTACCTTCCGCTCGCCGCGACGACGTGCAGACGTTCGATCTCGGCGAGCTTGTCTCGGTAGTCGAGGGAGTCGCCTTCCAGGGCGAGCGTCCCCTGACGGAGTACGACGAATCTGTGAGACAGGTCGAGGGCGCGCCCGATGACTTGTTCGACGGCCAAGACGGCCGTACCCCGCATCGCCGTGGTGCGCAGAAGCGCCCAGACCTCCTCGACCGCAAGCGGTGACAGTCCTTGCGAGAGCTCGTCCACCAGCAGGATCTTGGGCTTGCGACTGAGCGCTCGGACGACGCTGAGCAACTGCTGCTCGCCGCCTGAGAGAAGCCCGGCACGCCGATTGATGAGGCGGCCGAGGACCGGCGCCTCACCAATAACCTCATTCACGTCGACCTTCGCGAGGCGGAGATTGTCCCGGACGGTGAGATCCGGGATCAGCGACCGATCGTCGGCGATGTAGGCGAGGCCCGCCCGTGCCCGTCGATGCAGCGGACCCTTGGCCACTTGACCGTCGAACCACACCTCGCCGGACAACGGCTTGAGCAGTCCGGCCAGTGTGCGCAACAGAGTGCTTTTCCCTGCCCCGTTGGGTCCGAGCAGGGCGACGATCTGCCCCGGAGCGATCGTCAGGTTCAGATCCCGCATCACGGCCAGATCGCCGTAGCCGGCTGAGAGGCTCTTCGCCTCCAGAACCGCCGCCCGGAGGGGCTCCCGCGCGGGGAGCCCCTCCGGCAGCACGTTGTTGTCTGCGGTCGTCATCTTCGAGTCACTTTGTCGCGTCGACGAATCCGTCAGAGAATTCCTCGCGAACGCCGTCCTTCGTCACGAAGGTCATGACACCCATTCCGGTGAGTCGTTCTGCACCCTCCAGCGGCCCCGGCTTCGTGAACGTCAGGACGGTGTCACCCGTGAGCCCTCGCGTGTCGAGGGACTCCGCGGAGTCCAGCGCCTCGATGAGCTTGGCCCCGGTCGGGGAATCCATTCCCGTGACCAGGTCCGCGATGATGTGCACGGCAAGCCACGTCGCCGCCGAGACCGAATCCTGCTTGGCCTCAGGGTCGTGCTCAGTCAGCGCCGAGACCCACTCCCCAGCCTCGGGATCGCTCGGCGGCCGGATGTTGGCGACGGTGTACAGGTTGTCCGCGAGGGGACCGAGCTCCTCGATGTCCGCCGGGTAGAAGTTGCTGTTGGACGTCGCGAACACGCCCTCATATCCCTGCTGGCGCAGGCTCTTGAGGATTCGCGGTGCGTCTCCCGGGTTGCATGCACACACGGCGCCATCGGCTCCGAGCGCGACGACCTGGGCCGCTGCTGCGGACATGTCAGGGGCGCCCAGATCGATCCGGACCGTACCGGCGACCTCGCCGCCTGCGGCTTCGACCCCCCGTTCGGCGAAGTCGCCGACGTAATCGGCTTGGGCGTTGTCCGGCTTGATGATCGCGACCCTCTCGCCGCCCTCTTCCACGGCGATGCGGCCCGCGGCGAGATGGAGTCCGGCAAGACCCGAGGTGAGCGGGTAGGACAGGGGGTTCTGCGTCTGATCGGGCGAGTTGCCCGACAGCGCGAGGAATGGAATCCCCGCGCCCTCGATGGCGGGCCACAGCTGCGGCGTGAACATGTTCAGGGCTCCGACGAAGGCCACGACGCCCTCGTCCGCTCCTGCCTGCACACATGCCGCGGCCTTGTTCGGGTTGAACTCGTCGTTGCATTCGATGATCTCGATCTCGCGACCGTCGACACCGCCCGCGGCGTTGATCTCCGCGGCGGCCGCCTGCGCACCGGCCGCCGACTGCGCGAAGGACATCGTCGGGCTCGACAGCGTCTCGGTCACCATGATCTTGATCGGCTCATCGGAGACCGCCGAATCCGCCGGTTCCCCGGCCGCATCCCCGCCGCCGCACGCCGTCAAAGCGAGCGTCGCCGCCAGCGCCGACCCCACGACGAGATTCCGTGCTCTTTTCCCCATCACACTCTCCTGACTGTTTGATTCCCGCCCTGCGGGCGGTGGTTTCTCATGGACCGGTAATTCGCTGTGACGGTGCACCCGTCGTGGTCCACCACGACGTGGAGCACGGTGGTCCCGCCTCGTCGGTAGGCCGCCTCGATCGCGGCCACAACGCAGACGAGGGGAGTCGGGCGGCGTGGATCGGGCTGCGCCCGGACGGGGCACTCGCCGCGGCCTCGACGACCTGCGCGGCGTCCTGATCCATCCATCGCTGCAGCTGCGGGGCCGAAGTCCGGGGTTTCGCTGCGATAGCGTCCACGAGCTGGGGAACGATCGCCCGAAGGCCGTTCGCGCAACGTCGGCGATTGCCGATCACGTTTCCTCCTTTGGAAAGCCAGCGCTCGTTAACTTATATAACCGTCCTAATGAATACAAGGATTAAGTACAAACTATTCTTCCGTTGGTCTGGAAGGTCGTCGAACGAGCGCGGCGAGCGCAAGGTCCCTCCGATCGCCCAGAGCCTCAACGACGGCGCGGCGGACGGCGCACCGCGCTCGACGAGCTGAATGAGAACCCGGCAGGAATACGCTCCCCATGACGATCACGCGGTCCACGGCGACATCCTGGAAATGTCCCGCAGAATGTCCAGTTCGCCCTACGCGCGCGGCCGCGCCTGGCAGTCTTGAAGGACGCGACGAGGAGAAGCAATGAAGCAGCGCACTCTGGCAGGACGACAGGTTTCGGCGATCGGCCTGGGCGCCATGCCGCTGTCGATGAACAACGACAAGCAGTACCCGTCGTTCGAGGATGCCGTGGCAACCGTGCACGCCGCCCTCGACGCGGGCGTGACGCTCATCGACACGGCCGACATCTACGCCCCCGATGGCGAAGAGATGGGGCACAACGAGCGCATCGTCGCCGAGGCGCTGCGGACATGGGACGGGGATTCTTCGAACATCTTCGTCGCGACCAAGGGTGGCATCACGCTCGGGGAAGGGGGAGCCAAGGGACGCGACGGGTCGGAGGCCTACCTGCGCTCGGCCGTGGAGAAGTCACTTGAGATCCTCGGCGTCGACCAGATCGACCTGTACCAGTACCACCGTCCCGACCGCACCCGTGTGTACGCCGACATCATGACGGGACTGAAGTCGTTGCACGACGACGGCCTCGTCCGCGCGATCGGCATCTCGAACGCGAGTGTCGAAGAGATCCAGATCGCTCTCGACGTGCTCGGCGAAGGCAACCTCGCCAGCGTCCAGAACGAGTTCTCGCCGAAGCATCCGGGAAGCATCGACGAATTGCGCTTCTGCGCCGCTCACGACATCACCTTCCTGCCGTGGAGTCCTCTCGGCGGTACCGGCGGCGGCGCCAGCAGCGTAGGCGACCGGTTCTCGGCCTTCCGCGAAGTCGGCGATGCGCACGGGGTCAGCCCACAGCAGGCCGTGCTGGCGTGGGAGCTCGCCCTCGACCCGCACGTCATCCCGATCCCCGGTGCGCGGCGTGCGGCATCCATCACGGACTCCGCGAAAGCCGCCGACCTGGAACTCACCTCTGAGGAAGTGACTCGGCTGTCGGAATCAGTGGCGATTTTCGACTGACGCAACGGTGTGCTGCGACCGGCACCTGATCCACGCTGACTCCCACATCGCCGGCAGGGCTTGCTCGTTATTGGGTCAGCTCGCGATTCAACCGGTCCAGCAGTGCCTCGAGTGAGACTTCGAATTCCTCGTCGGTGCGGTCTTCACTGAGGAGGGTTCGGAGGCGTTTCACTTCGGGTGCGGCCTCCAGACTGACCTGCCCGTCGCCTTCGGGGATGGTGGCGTCGCCTTCGTCGAGAGGTTCTTCGACCGGGCCGGTTTCCGCGCCGCGCACGGCTGATTCCAGGAGCAGTTGGCCGAGCAGGAAGCTACTGAAGGACCGGTAGGCATCCACGGCCTGCTGGTCGGTGAACCCGTGCCCGATGAGGGTGCCGAGGAACGTGTCGACCACTTCGACGCTGCGAAGCGGGGGGCGCAGCCAGGGGGCAGCCGGGTGCCGGGTGGCGACCAGCGGAAACGCGAGCGGATGATCAATCGCGATCTGGCGGACGTGGTGGGCGACGGTTTGTAGGAACCCCTGCCAGTGTTCGGCGAGCTCATCGTCAAGATCGGAGGTCAGGTTCTCCATCAGCAGCGCCACCACCCCCTCCAGCAGATCCTCTCGCCCGTGTACGTGCCGGTACAGCGACATCGCCTCAACACCGAGCTCCTGCGCCAAGGAGCGCATCGACAGCCCCTGCGCACCACGCCGGTCGATCTGGGCAAGCGCGGTCTCGATGATCAGGGCCCGGCTCAGGCGACGGGACTGCGTACCCGTCGGCTTCTTCGTCACCCGGACGCTCATGGCACCTTCCCTCCCACCGCACGCAACCCCCCTCGCCAAGTCAGTCCCGGGGCTGTACTGTCACGCTAGCTTGCTTACGGTGTAAGCGGGCAGGTGGCCGGACCGCACGTTTCGACACGTGCGGCTCCGACGCCCCGACCCAAGGGATCGACACAATGGCAAACAATCGCACTCACAACCCCGACAGCGCCGCCGCGCGCCCGATCATCACGGACCACAATGACGACGCCGCGAAGGAGTCGCTGATCGGCACCGAACGGGGCGGCCGCACGGCGAACGTGTCGTGGGGGTCCATCATCGCCGGGGTGGTGACCTTTCTGGCCGTCACCATCCTGCTCTCGCTCGTCACCGCCGGCATCGGCCTGGGCGGCTCGGGCATCGGGGCGACCATCTGGAGCGTCATCGCCCTGGTGATCGCCCTTGCCGCGGCAGGTTTCGTCGCCGGCGCACTGGCCGTGCGCAGCGGGCTGCTGCACGGATTCTTGACCTGGGCGACGTCCCTGGTGGTCGCTCTCGCCCTGACTGTGTGGCTCAGCGCCAGCCTGCTCGGCGGCGTCGTCAGCTCCGCCACCCAGGCACTATCAGGGACCGACGTCACCCAGGTCGTCGAGGACGTGCAGAGCAACGTCGACGAAGAAGAAGCGCAGGAGCAGACCGATGAGGCGCTGCAGGACGCGCAGCAGACGGCGGAGGATGCCGCTGCGACTGCTCAAGCCGCCTCGTGGTGGGGCTTCGCCGGCCTGCTGCTCGGTGCGGTGATCGCGGCCCTCGGCGGGATGCTCGGCGTGCGGAGCGTCGTCAAGCGTGACCCCGACACGACTACCGTGCCGGTCACCACAACCCGGTGACACGACCCGGTCGCGGGCCCCGCGCCGGTCTCAACACGTACGAACAAACGAACGATAGGAAGCAGTCATGATCAGCACAGAAAACATCGGCGGTCTCATGGGAGCAGCGGTGATCGACTCCGACGGGGAGAAGATCGGCACGCTCGAGCAGATCTACCTCGACACCGATACCGGGGCGCCCACCTGGGCGGCGGTGCGCACCGGTTTCTTCGGCACCTCGGGGTCCTTCGTGCCCCTCGACGACGCCAACCAGGAGGGCGAGAACCTCCGGGTGAGCTACGCGAAAGAGTTCGTCAAGAACGCACCGCGCATCGACGCGGACGGGGCACTGGAGCACGCGCAGGAAGACGAGCTGTACGTCTACTACGGCAACGGTTCCCGCAACACCGGCGCCGCTGAAGGCACCGGTACCGTCCGTGACGCCAGTGACGAGGCGGTGAACACGAGCACCGGGTATGACACGTCCGGTCCGACCACCGACGATGCGATGACCCGGTCCGAGGAGCGCCTCCGCGTGGGCACCGAGAAGGTTCAGACCGGTCGCGCACGGCTGCGGAAGTACGTCGTCACCGAGGAGAAGACCGTCACTGTCCCCGTGAGCCATGAGGAAGTACGGCTGGAACGCGAACCCATCACCGACGCCAACGTCGCGGATGCCATGGACGGGCCAGCCATCAGCGAGGAAGAGCACGAGGTCGTCCTCACTGAGGAGCGGCCCGTCATCGCCAAGGAGACCGTTCCGGTCGAGCGTGTCCGCCTGGGAACGGAAACCGTGACCGAGGAGGAGACGGTCACCGAGCAGGTTCGCAAGGAACAGATCGACTACGACGACGGCACGAACCGCGCCGACCGCGCCTGACCACTCAGTCAGCCCGAGCAACCACGAAAGCCCGCGGATTCCGCGGGCTTTCGTGGTTATGCGCTAGTCCTAGACCGGCGCCATGTCGGTGAAGCGCGAGAAGTGACCCTGGAACGCCAGCTCAATGGTCGCGGTGGGACCGTTACGGTGCTTTGCGACGATCAGGTCCGCCTCGCCGGGTCGGGTGTCCTTGTCGTAGACCGAGTCGCGGTGCAGCAGCATGACCATGTCGGCATCCTGCTCGATCGAGCCGGACTCACGAAGGTCACTCACCTGCGGCCGCTTGTCGGTGCGCTGCTCGGATCCACGGTTCAACTGTGACAGCGCGATCACGGGTACCTGCAGTTCCTTCGCGAGCAGCTTGAGGGCACGCGAGAACTCGCTGACCTCCTGCTGGCGGGATTCGACCTTCTTGCCGCTGGTCATCAGCTGCAGGTAGTCGATGATGACCATCTTCAGGCCCACACGCTGCTTGAGCCGCCGGCACTTCGCGCGGATCTCGACCAGCGTCATGTTGGGGCTGTCGTCGATGTACAACGGGGCGTCGTTGATGCGGCCGCGGGTCGCGGCGATCGTGGTCCAGTCGCGGGAGTCCAGCGTGCCCTTGCGCATGTTCTGCAGCGGCACGGCGCCCTCGGCGCTCATCAGGCGCATCGCGATCTCGCTGCGCCCCATCTCGAGGGAGAAGACGATGGTCGGCATGTTGTTCTTGATCGCCGCCGCCCGGGCGAAGTCCAGCGCGAGCGTGGACTTACCCATGGCGGGGCGGGCGGCCACCACGATCATCTGGCCGCCGTGCAGCCCGTTGGTCAGCTCGTCCAGCTGCGCGAACCCCGTGGGGATGCCGGTCATCGAGCCGTCGCGCCCTCGCGCGGCCTCGATCTCGTCGATCGCCGAGGTGACGGCGATCTCGAGTGGCACGTAGTCCTCGCCGGTCTCGGCGCCGGTCACGGCGTAGATCTCGGCCTGCGCGTTGTTGACCAGCTCGACAGCCTCGCCCTGACCGGAGTAGCCCATCTGCACGATGCGGGTGCCGGCTTCGACCAGGCGGCGCAGCAGTGCCCGCTCGGAGACGATGGATGCGTAGTAGCCGGCGTTGGCCGCCGTCGGCACGATCGAGGTGAGCGAGTGCAGGTAGTCGGCGCCGCCGGCGCGCTGCAGCTCACCGGTCTTGATCAGCTCATCGGTGACCGCCACGACGTCGGTGGGCTCGCCGTGCGAGTAGAGGCTGAGGATGGCCTCGAAGATCAGTTCGTGCTTGGGGACGTAGAAGTCGGCACCGCGCAGTGTCTCGATGACGTCGGCGACGGCATCCTTGGACAGCAGCATTCCACCCAGCGCACTCTGCTCCGCGAGGGTGTCGTGCGGTGGGGTGCGCTCGTGTTCACGGCGTCCGCCGAGACGTTCGTCGGAGATATCAGCGATCGACACGCGCGCGTACCTCCGTCGGGTTTGGGG is drawn from Microbacterium sp. zg-B96 and contains these coding sequences:
- a CDS encoding SRPBCC domain-containing protein, whose translation is MTDPTGSTVTRTFAAPPEAVFDAWVTPASFVVWWGGSDIEVPLDSVSLDVRPGGTWKATMILGHGMPDFHWRGEYLEVDRPNKLVMTMTDEPGDARELLTVTLTAVDGGTEMTFSQTGGHLSPEQYEGTTVGWQRAFDSLDTVLSARRSTVG
- a CDS encoding ATP-binding cassette domain-containing protein, producing the protein MDFLIYAVLGLGSGAIYGLLAQGIVAIYRSSGVLNLAHGAIAMASAYLFVDLHVDRGIPAPLAITIVVVVAALFGVLVQGAVMSPMRTGSTMTRVCATLGLLITLQAAVSLVYGSDDRLVSSYLPADSIQLWDGAAIGADRLIVLGIGVVVTVSLWCVYKFTQFGRLTTGVWQNADAVAALGGSPRLVATGNWALGAGLAGLCGCLIVPISGLQIGNLSMLIVPALAASIAGRFSSFPSAFIAGLILGSLSSVVSSYTSIPGLANAVPFVAIIVLLVVRGRSLPVRGDLNERLPSVGNARFGRTGITMVAVVLLGAAMLGPTAWVGPITTTSLVILIAMSIIVITGYTGQFNLAPYAFAGVSALLGAYIANSWGWSLIPSMLAGAALAVPVGLLVAIPAIRARGANLAVITLALGAVAESLIFNNNNLNGGIAGISTGEPSIFGWPISTVIDPTRYATVVLVVVVLVGFLLVHIRRGPSGRRLLAVRDNERAAASVGIGVSATKIFAFSLAAFIAGLYGVLATQRTGIATFGEFSAFGSLVLVGTVILAGVGSIGGAAMAGIIASGGIIYTWAGFLGIDEVLPLISGLMLTLTLVLQPSGIIPSITESVGALGRRLRPRQRQPAALPPADTTAPVRVSPRTLRVEGLCVEFGTVKAVNELSLTVEPGEILGLIGPNGAGKTAALDAVTGFIPSRGTVSLGGVDLSKQPPHRRAIAGVGRSFQGIELFDDLTIGENVIVGNESGGIGAHLRDLVTPAHSRMSPSARAAIELFKLEPYLDDKPSEVPFSIRRLAGIARAVASSPSVVLLDEPAAGLDANEVSELTSLLRLLAEQWGMAIILVEHHIDMVVAACDRVQVMVLGRTLVTGTGQEIENDERVKAAYLGGQPVMEDGA
- a CDS encoding aldo/keto reductase; this translates as MKQRTLAGRQVSAIGLGAMPLSMNNDKQYPSFEDAVATVHAALDAGVTLIDTADIYAPDGEEMGHNERIVAEALRTWDGDSSNIFVATKGGITLGEGGAKGRDGSEAYLRSAVEKSLEILGVDQIDLYQYHRPDRTRVYADIMTGLKSLHDDGLVRAIGISNASVEEIQIALDVLGEGNLASVQNEFSPKHPGSIDELRFCAAHDITFLPWSPLGGTGGGASSVGDRFSAFREVGDAHGVSPQQAVLAWELALDPHVIPIPGARRAASITDSAKAADLELTSEEVTRLSESVAIFD
- a CDS encoding manganese catalase family protein; the protein is MYFHVQQLINEIEQDEPDPAAANALQEGLGGQFGEMRTMMQYLFQSINFRGPSAKPYKDLIQGIGTEEISHVELIGTTISRLLDGSPRYKGKPTDPVDAPGAGGATPLQIATHESNIHHYLVGAQGAQPVDAAGNPWLGSYVYNSGNLVLDLLYNLMLESTGRLQKCRLYEMTSNKTARSTISYLIVRDQAHENAFARALETLGVNWRTALPIPKTNAEKFPEVARLLDMGLQSKQYSFDLTNLSEAGKIFQGLSPSKDGTQLDASEQAPAGVPMTIAPERPEEFSPGADADLRELIEATAAMEMKDIDRTFGEMK
- a CDS encoding ATP-binding cassette domain-containing protein, with translation MTTADNNVLPEGLPAREPLRAAVLEAKSLSAGYGDLAVMRDLNLTIAPGQIVALLGPNGAGKSTLLRTLAGLLKPLSGEVWFDGQVAKGPLHRRARAGLAYIADDRSLIPDLTVRDNLRLAKVDVNEVIGEAPVLGRLINRRAGLLSGGEQQLLSVVRALSRKPKILLVDELSQGLSPLAVEEVWALLRTTAMRGTAVLAVEQVIGRALDLSHRFVVLRQGTLALEGDSLDYRDKLAEIERLHVVAASGR
- a CDS encoding metalloregulator ArsR/SmtB family transcription factor — translated: MAVDELSRTFSALADPTRRAILAKLSRGEATVNDIAAPFAMSLPAVSKHLQVLEKAGLISRGREARWRPARLNAATLAPAAEWIDGYRRFWDRSFDALDQHLTQEQEQQKGTTDD
- a CDS encoding putative quinol monooxygenase codes for the protein MALAALVTMTPQPGRRAELEAKLGEVLNEVRKEPGNLLALVLRDPKNPDKVYEFAVFQDEAAIEAHQRAEHAVQSTPIMKALQQWPYAVQRFETVDWIDEVDR
- a CDS encoding ABC transporter substrate-binding protein; its protein translation is MGKRARNLVVGSALAATLALTACGGGDAAGEPADSAVSDEPIKIMVTETLSSPTMSFAQSAAGAQAAAAEINAAGGVDGREIEIIECNDEFNPNKAAACVQAGADEGVVAFVGALNMFTPQLWPAIEGAGIPFLALSGNSPDQTQNPLSYPLTSGLAGLHLAAGRIAVEEGGERVAIIKPDNAQADYVGDFAERGVEAAGGEVAGTVRIDLGAPDMSAAAAQVVALGADGAVCACNPGDAPRILKSLRQQGYEGVFATSNSNFYPADIEELGPLADNLYTVANIRPPSDPEAGEWVSALTEHDPEAKQDSVSAATWLAVHIIADLVTGMDSPTGAKLIEALDSAESLDTRGLTGDTVLTFTKPGPLEGAERLTGMGVMTFVTKDGVREEFSDGFVDATK